A region from the Variovorax sp. RKNM96 genome encodes:
- the purD gene encoding phosphoribosylamine--glycine ligase, with amino-acid sequence MKVLVIGGGGREHALAWRLAQASRVSRVYVAPGNGGTVSDERYDCIDITEPAALREWATKEKISLTVVGPEAPLAAGVVDEFRAHGLRIFGPTQAAAQLESSKAFSKAFMKRHKIPTAEYEAFTDAAAAHAYIDAKGAPIVVKADGLAAGKGVVVAMTAEEAHEAVDFMLVDNKFGVSHNDGGARVVIEEFLQGEEASFIVLCDGKNVTALATSQDHKRLLDGDEGPNTGGMGAYSPAPVVTAEVHARAMREIILPTIRGMEKDGIPYTGFLYAGLMIDASGHPKTLEFNCRMGDPETQPIMMRLKSDLFEVFWHATDGTLDQVELQWDRRVALGVVMAAHGYPLSPRKGDRITGIPAEAPDAVVFHAGTTMQDGELKTSGGRVLCVTVLADSVKLAQQRAYEVAARVRFDGAQYRKDIGFRAVHARNAPQA; translated from the coding sequence CGCGTCTACGTGGCGCCGGGCAACGGCGGCACCGTGAGCGACGAGCGCTACGACTGCATCGACATCACCGAGCCCGCCGCACTGCGCGAGTGGGCCACCAAGGAAAAGATCTCGCTGACCGTGGTCGGCCCCGAGGCGCCGCTCGCTGCGGGCGTGGTCGATGAATTTCGCGCGCATGGGCTGCGCATCTTCGGCCCGACGCAGGCGGCTGCGCAGCTGGAGAGCTCCAAGGCGTTCTCCAAGGCGTTCATGAAGCGCCACAAGATCCCGACGGCCGAATACGAAGCCTTCACTGACGCCGCTGCAGCGCATGCCTACATCGACGCCAAGGGCGCGCCGATCGTTGTCAAGGCCGATGGCCTGGCGGCCGGCAAGGGCGTGGTCGTTGCCATGACGGCCGAAGAAGCGCATGAGGCCGTCGACTTCATGCTGGTCGACAACAAGTTCGGCGTGTCGCACAACGACGGCGGCGCGCGCGTGGTCATCGAGGAATTCCTGCAGGGCGAAGAAGCCAGTTTCATCGTGCTGTGCGACGGCAAGAACGTCACCGCGCTCGCCACCAGCCAGGACCACAAGCGCCTGCTCGACGGCGACGAAGGTCCCAACACCGGTGGCATGGGCGCGTATTCGCCAGCACCCGTGGTCACGGCCGAGGTGCATGCACGCGCGATGCGCGAGATCATCCTGCCGACCATCCGCGGCATGGAAAAGGACGGCATCCCTTACACCGGCTTCCTTTATGCCGGCCTGATGATCGACGCCTCCGGCCATCCGAAGACGCTCGAATTCAATTGCCGCATGGGCGACCCCGAGACGCAGCCGATCATGATGCGGCTGAAGTCCGACCTGTTCGAAGTGTTCTGGCACGCCACCGACGGCACGCTCGACCAGGTCGAGCTGCAATGGGACCGGCGTGTCGCGCTCGGCGTGGTGATGGCGGCGCACGGTTATCCGCTCTCGCCGCGCAAGGGCGACCGCATCACCGGTATTCCCGCCGAGGCGCCAGACGCCGTGGTGTTCCATGCCGGAACGACCATGCAGGACGGCGAACTCAAGACCAGCGGCGGCCGCGTGCTCTGCGTGACCGTGCTGGCCGACAGCGTGAAGCTCGCGCAGCAGCGCGCCTACGAGGTCGCAGCGCGCGTGCGGTTCGACGGCGCGCAATACCGCAAGGACATCGGATTCCGCGCAGTGCATGCGCGCAACGCCCCCCAAGCCTGA